The Anaeromyxobacter sp. nucleotide sequence GCGCCGGCCTGGATGCCGGCGGTGGCCACGGTGGCGATCAGCACCGAGACGGCGGTGCGGCGGAACTCGCCGGTCAGCTCGCGGAACTGGCCGGGCGCCAGCGGCGCGGCCTGCTCCAGCCAGGAGACCAGCCGGTGGCCGTCGGTGAGGAAGAAGAAGTAGGCCGCCAGGGTGACGCCCAGCTTGAGCAGCGCGCCGCCGGTGGCGGCCAGCAGGCCGCCCAGCGCGGTGACCGCCTGCCCGCCGCCCGCGCCGGCCAGCTGCTGCACCTCGGCCTGCAGGTCGGGCACCGAGGCGACGAGCCGCTGCGCCAGCGGCTCCAGCCAGGAGGGCAGGCGGGCGATGAGGCCGGTGACGCCCTCGGAGGCCAGCGCCAGGCGCAGCCAGGCGAAGCCCTCCACCGCCTGGCCGGCGATGACCGTGACCACCGCGGCCACCGGCAGGGCCAGCGCCGCCAGCAGCACCAGCACCAGCAGGCCGGCGGCGGCCTCGCGCCGCCCCCGCAGCCTGCCGCTGAGCCAGGCCATGGGCCGGGCCGAGACGGCCGCCAGCACCGCCGCCACCAGCAGCGACGACCAGAACGGTGAGACCAGGACCACGGTGAGGGCCACCGAGGTGATCACCAGGGCCAGGAGGAAGTGGCGCTGCAGGTCGGAGCGGGTCATCAGAAGTTGAGCAGCACGCGGTCCGGCGGGACGCCGGCGCGCGAGAGGGTCTCCTTCACGTCGGCGACCATCGCCGACATGCCGGAGACGAAGGAGACGGCCTCGGGGAGCCGGGCGCCGCCGAAGTCGAGGGTGCGGGCCACCTCGAGGACCCGGCCGCGGACCCCCTCCCAGGCGTCGTCGGCGGCCGATGGGCAGAGCACCACCCGCACGCCGCGCCGCTCCCAGGCCAGGTGCTCGCGGCGGTAGGCGAACTCGCCGCCGTGGCGCTGGCCGTAGAAGAGGACGATGCGGTCCACCTCGTCGCGCCGGCGCAGCAGGGTCTGCAGCAGCGCCCGGATGGGCGCGATGCCGGCGCCGGCGGCGAAGAGCAGGACGTCGTGCCCCAGGGCCGGCGCCAGCGGGAAGCCGCGGCCGAAGGGGGCGGTGACCTGGAGGTCGGCGCCGGGCAGGGCGGCGGCCAGCGCCGCGTCGGCCACCTTGCCGCCGCGCTTGAGCAGGAGCTCCACGCTGCCGTCCTGGGCCGGGGCCGAGGACAGGGCGAAGAAGCCCTCGCCCGGTGCGGTCCTCACCTTCAGCACCTGCCCGGCCACGGTGTGCTGCACCGCCAGCCCCGGCGGCAGCGCCAGGCGGATGGCGCGCAGGGCGGCGGTCTCGTCCCAGGTGTCGGCCACGGGCACGGGGTGGTAGTCGGTGGGTCCGAGCATGAGGGGCCACGGTAACACCGCGGGGGCGTGGGCGCTCGGCGCCCCACCTCACCCCGGCTTCGGCCCCGCCGCCTCGGCCGCCTCGATGCCCAGCTGCAGCGCCTGCTCGTTGAGCGGGATGAGCCCGGGCTTGGCGTGCAGCGCCAGCCGGAGGGCCGCCAGCAGGGTCTCCCGGGGGAAGAGGTGGGTGGCGCCGATCAGCGCGCCGAGCGCCACCACGTTCTTCACCACCACCCGGCCCAGCCCGTGGGCGAGCTCGGCGCAGGGCACGCCGACCACCCGCACCGAGGGGTCGAGCAGCGGCGGCGCCGGCACCACCGACGAGTCGTAGATCACCACCCCGCCCGGCACCACCTCGGGGCCGAACTTGGCCAGGCTGGGCGCGTTGAAGGCCACCAGCACGTGGGGGTGGGGCGCGGCCGGCGAGAGCACCTCCCCCTCGGCGATGCGCACGTCGGCGTAGGAGGTGCCGCCGCGCGACTCCGGGCCGTAGGACGGGATGTGGGTGGCGTCGAAGCCCTCGTTGACCGCGGCCTTGGTGAGGAGCAGCGCGGCGGTCTGGGCGCCGTCGCCGCCGGCGCCGGCCAGCTTGAGCGCCACGTCGTCGCCGAAGAGGGCCGCCGGGAAGCCCTGGCAGAAGCGGGGCACGGCCGGGTCCAGCCCGCCGATGGCGGTGAGCACCGAGGCCGGGTCGAAGTCCGGCACCGGCCAGGGCTCGGCCGGCGGCGGGGTCAGGTCCTTCTTCACGCCCAGCGGGAAGACCGGGACCATGGCCGCCTTGACCCAGGCCTCGGTCTCCACCGGCGACATGCCGAGGTGGGTGGGGCACTCCGCCAGCACCTCCACGAAGGCGAAGCCCACGTCCTCGGCCTGCAGCCGCAGCGCCTTCTCGATGGCCCTGCCGGCCCGCCGGCGCTGCTTGGCGTCGAAGAGGGCCACCCGCTCCACGTAGACCGGCCCGTCGATCTGGGCGATGAGCTCGGCCATGCGCAGCGGCTGCCCCATGCCGCGGGTGCGGCCGGACGGGCTGGTGGAGGTCTTCTGGCCCATCAGCGTGGTGGGGGCCAGCTGCCCGCCGGTCATGCCGTACACGGCGTTGTTGACGAAGATGACCGTCAGGGGCACGCCCAGCTGCGCCGCCGACACGATCTCGGCCAGGCCGATCGAGGCCAGGTCGCCGTCGCCCTGGTAGCTCACCACCACCGCCTTCGGGTTGGCGAGCTTGTGGCCCAGGGCCACCGCCGGGGCGCGCCCGTGGGCCGCCTGGCTGTTGCCGACGTCCAGGTAGTAGTGGAGGAAGACGCTGCAGCCCACCGGGGAGATGGCCACCACCCGGTCCTGCAGCCCGAGCGCGTCGATGGCCTCGGCCAGCAGCTTGTGGACCAGGCCGTGGCCGCAGCCCGGGCAGTAGTGGGTGGAGTGGGCCTTCAGGCCGGTGGCGTGGTCGTGCCGCTCGAACCGCTGGTAGAACGTGCTCACGCGTGCGCCCTCCGCGGCAGCGCCGCCCGGACCCCGTCCACGATCTCGCGCTGCGAGGGCAGCACCCCGCCCATGCGCCGCACGTGGCGCAGGTCGAGCCCGTGCCCCACCCCGGCGTGGGAGAGGGCCAGCCGCAGCTCGTCCTCCAGCTGCCCCTCGCTGGCCTCCACCACCACCACCCGCCGGACGTGGTCGAGCAGCGGCAGCAGGGCCTTGATGGGGAAGGGCCAGAGCGTCTGCGGCCGGAAGAGGCCGGCGGCGATCCCCTCGTCGCGCAGCGCCCGCACCGCCCCCTTGGCCATGCGGGCCGGGGTGTTGCAGGCCACCAGCAGCACCTCGGCGTCGGCGCAGCGGTACAGGTCGGCCCGCTGCTCGGCCTTGGAGATGCGCAGGTACTTGGCCTGCAGGTGGCGGTTGTGCGCCTCCAGGTCGGCCTCCGAGAGGTGGATGGAGTTGATCAGGTTGCCGCGGTGGGCCCGGTCGCCGTGCACCGCCCAGCCCGGCAGGCCCGGCCGGACGCCCGCCAGCGGGAGCGTCACCTTGCCGGTCATCTGGCCCAGGTAGCCGTCGGCCGCCACGATGACCGGGTTGCGGTACTTGAAGGCCAGCTCGAAGGCCAGGGCGGTGAAGTCCAGCATCTCCTGCGGCGTGGCCGGGGCCAGCACCACCGCGTGGGTGGCGCCGTGGCCCAGGCCGCGGCAGACCAGCTTGATGTCCGACTGCTCGGGGGCGATGTTGCCGAGCCCGGGGCCGCCCCGCATCACGTTGACGATGACGCAGGGCACCTCGGCGCCGATGAGGTAGCTCACCCCCTCCAGCATCAGGCTGAAGCCCGGCGAGGAGGTGAAGGTCATGGTGGGCAGGCCGGCGCCGCCGCAGCCGTACAGCATGTTGACGGCCGCCACCTCGCTGACCGCCTGCACGAAGTGGCCGCCCAGCTGGGGCAGCAGGCGCGCCATGAGCTCGGCCCCCTCGGTGGAGGGGGTGATGGGGTAGCCGAAGAAGTGGCGGCAGCCGGCCAGCAGGGCGCCGATGGCCGAGGCGTGGGCGCCCTTCAGGATCAAGGGCCGCCCCTCCGGCAGGGGGAGGCGGGTGGGGGGGATGTCCTCGGCGGGGGCCTGGGCCGGACGCGCCGCCTCCGGCACCGGCATCTCCGGCGCCGGCTCGGCCTCCGCCAGCAGCCCGAAGGGCTCCGGGCAGGCGTCGAGGCACAGGCCGCAGTGGTTGCAGTCCCCCAGGTCGAGCACCACCGGGACCAGGCCGGTGAGCGGGTCGATGGCGGTGCCCGGCGTGATGCAGTGCTGGACGCAGGCCTCGACGCACCGCCCGCACCCCTTGCAGAACTCGGGGTGGAGGGACGGCCTGGGACGGGGTGGGGCGACGGCCATGGGACCTCCTCGGCGGCGGCGGGATTGTCGCAGAGGCCCCCCGTGAAATCGAGCACGCATCTCCCTCGACCGCGGCGCCCTGCCAGGGTGTGGCGATCCGCCCGTGGCCGATCCGTCCCGGCCGGGGTCCACGTGGTACAGCCATGGGCGAACGACACTTGAGAGAGGTCGAGGGCGAGCCGGACGTCGAGCTGCAGGACCTCGGTGAGGTCCTGGAGTTCATGCAGACGCTCTGGGCCGTGGACCACGAGCTGCAGTCCTCGTCCAAGCGGCTGGAGGCCAACACCGGGGTGACCGGCCCGCAGCGGCTGGTCATCCGCATCGTCGGCCGCTTCCCCGGCATCGCCGCCGGCAAGGTCTCCGAGATCCTGCACCTCCACCCCAGCACCCTCACCGGCGTGCTGAAGCGGCTGGAGGCGCACGGGATGCTGGAGCGCCGTGCCGACCCGGCCGACGCGCGGCGGGCGCGGCTGGTGCTGACCGCCAAGGGGCGGGCGGTGGACGCCACCCGCGGCGGCTCGGTGGAGGCGGCGGTGCGCCGGGCCCTCGGCAAGGTCTCGCCGCGCGCGGTGGCGGCGGCGCGCGAGGTGCTGGAGCAGCTGGCGACCGAGCTCGCGCGCACCAAGTAGCGGCCTGGCCGGAGCCGCTGCTACATTCCCGCCCGGTGCGGGTCCTCCTCTCCAACGACGACGGCGTCCACGCCGCGGGGCTGCGCGCCCTGGCGGCCGCCTTCGAGGGCGACGAGGTCTGGGTCTCGGCGCCCGACCGCGAGCAGTCGGCCTCCTCCCACGCCATCTCGCTGCACCGCCCGCTCCGGCTCATCGAGGTGGCGCCCCGCTGGTTCGCGGTGGACGGCACGCCCACCGACGCCGTCTACCTGGGGCTCAACCTGGTGCTGAAGGGCCGGCGGCCCGACGTGGTGGTCTCCGGGGTGAACCACGGCCCCAACCTCGGAAACGACGTGCACTACTCCGGCACGGTGGCGGCCGCCATGGAGGGGGCCCTGCTCGGCGTGCCGGCCCTGGCCGTCAGCCTGGCCCACCCGCCGCCGCACGACTTCGGCGAGGCCGCCCGCTTCGCCGCCGCCCTGGCCCGGGCCCTGGTGGCCTCCCGCCCGGCGGGGCCGGTGCTGCTCAACGTGAACGTGCCGGCGGGGCCGGTGCGGGGCTTCCGCCTGTGCCGGCTGGGCAAGCGGACCTACGGCAACGAGGTGGTGGAGAAGGTCGACCCGAGGGGCCGCCGCTACTACTGGATCGGCGGCGAGGGCGGCCCCACCAACGAGGACATCCCGGGGTCCGACTGCAACTGCGTCACCTTCGACCGGCTGGCGTCG carries:
- a CDS encoding AI-2E family transporter, coding for MTRSDLQRHFLLALVITSVALTVVLVSPFWSSLLVAAVLAAVSARPMAWLSGRLRGRREAAAGLLVLVLLAALALPVAAVVTVIAGQAVEGFAWLRLALASEGVTGLIARLPSWLEPLAQRLVASVPDLQAEVQQLAGAGGGQAVTALGGLLAATGGALLKLGVTLAAYFFFLTDGHRLVSWLEQAAPLAPGQFRELTGEFRRTAVSVLIATVATAGIQAGAALVGFLLASAPGPAFLTSVTFMVALVPAVGGTVVVLAVAVLQYLSGHTWAAIFLAVWGVGVVSVVDTVARPYLLKDGMDLPIGIVFLALLGGVAAFGVIGMVLGPLVVTFLIAALRIWRRDQDEHEGVLPAEGPEGPP
- a CDS encoding oxidoreductase — protein: MLGPTDYHPVPVADTWDETAALRAIRLALPPGLAVQHTVAGQVLKVRTAPGEGFFALSSAPAQDGSVELLLKRGGKVADAALAAALPGADLQVTAPFGRGFPLAPALGHDVLLFAAGAGIAPIRALLQTLLRRRDEVDRIVLFYGQRHGGEFAYRREHLAWERRGVRVVLCPSAADDAWEGVRGRVLEVARTLDFGGARLPEAVSFVSGMSAMVADVKETLSRAGVPPDRVLLNF
- a CDS encoding 2-oxoacid:acceptor oxidoreductase family protein yields the protein MSTFYQRFERHDHATGLKAHSTHYCPGCGHGLVHKLLAEAIDALGLQDRVVAISPVGCSVFLHYYLDVGNSQAAHGRAPAVALGHKLANPKAVVVSYQGDGDLASIGLAEIVSAAQLGVPLTVIFVNNAVYGMTGGQLAPTTLMGQKTSTSPSGRTRGMGQPLRMAELIAQIDGPVYVERVALFDAKQRRRAGRAIEKALRLQAEDVGFAFVEVLAECPTHLGMSPVETEAWVKAAMVPVFPLGVKKDLTPPPAEPWPVPDFDPASVLTAIGGLDPAVPRFCQGFPAALFGDDVALKLAGAGGDGAQTAALLLTKAAVNEGFDATHIPSYGPESRGGTSYADVRIAEGEVLSPAAPHPHVLVAFNAPSLAKFGPEVVPGGVVIYDSSVVPAPPLLDPSVRVVGVPCAELAHGLGRVVVKNVVALGALIGATHLFPRETLLAALRLALHAKPGLIPLNEQALQLGIEAAEAAGPKPG
- the vorB gene encoding 3-methyl-2-oxobutanoate dehydrogenase subunit VorB, whose amino-acid sequence is MAVAPPRPRPSLHPEFCKGCGRCVEACVQHCITPGTAIDPLTGLVPVVLDLGDCNHCGLCLDACPEPFGLLAEAEPAPEMPVPEAARPAQAPAEDIPPTRLPLPEGRPLILKGAHASAIGALLAGCRHFFGYPITPSTEGAELMARLLPQLGGHFVQAVSEVAAVNMLYGCGGAGLPTMTFTSSPGFSLMLEGVSYLIGAEVPCVIVNVMRGGPGLGNIAPEQSDIKLVCRGLGHGATHAVVLAPATPQEMLDFTALAFELAFKYRNPVIVAADGYLGQMTGKVTLPLAGVRPGLPGWAVHGDRAHRGNLINSIHLSEADLEAHNRHLQAKYLRISKAEQRADLYRCADAEVLLVACNTPARMAKGAVRALRDEGIAAGLFRPQTLWPFPIKALLPLLDHVRRVVVVEASEGQLEDELRLALSHAGVGHGLDLRHVRRMGGVLPSQREIVDGVRAALPRRAHA
- a CDS encoding MarR family transcriptional regulator — protein: MGERHLREVEGEPDVELQDLGEVLEFMQTLWAVDHELQSSSKRLEANTGVTGPQRLVIRIVGRFPGIAAGKVSEILHLHPSTLTGVLKRLEAHGMLERRADPADARRARLVLTAKGRAVDATRGGSVEAAVRRALGKVSPRAVAAAREVLEQLATELARTK
- the surE gene encoding 5'/3'-nucleotidase SurE: MRVLLSNDDGVHAAGLRALAAAFEGDEVWVSAPDREQSASSHAISLHRPLRLIEVAPRWFAVDGTPTDAVYLGLNLVLKGRRPDVVVSGVNHGPNLGNDVHYSGTVAAAMEGALLGVPALAVSLAHPPPHDFGEAARFAAALARALVASRPAGPVLLNVNVPAGPVRGFRLCRLGKRTYGNEVVEKVDPRGRRYYWIGGEGGPTNEDIPGSDCNCVTFDRLASVTPLDLDATFDSALAGLGALAVDGYPQGPGP